The proteins below are encoded in one region of Fibrella aestuarina BUZ 2:
- a CDS encoding glycosyl hydrolase family 8, whose product MNGIYKVSFWLILAVLCSGQGVVLGQSKNTGKPNYRNLFREAGYKQADIDAKLAKAYYDVFEGPNKVYFEVGDTMAYVSDVKNKDARTEGLSYGMMVAVQLDKKDVFDRIWRWSKKYLQHQSGPREAYFAWSINPQTMKKNSEGSASDGELYYITSLLFAANKWGNNTGINYYGEARRILDAMWKKDGTGNIYNLINTDAKQISFVPEGSNYKWTDPSYHLPAFYDAWVLYAKDGHEAFYKECADTSRVFLHRACHPVTGLNADYTEFSGKPHDTRWSVSAFRYDSWRVPMNIAMDYTWSGKDKAWQEDYAKRFQNFLRSKGMDSYEDQFNLDGSRPETILQAGPVKKLRHSLGLVSTAATLSLINKEKNSRDFVDALWNAKLEPFEDGYFDPYYDGLLYVFSLMHLSGKYQMITPRGK is encoded by the coding sequence ATGAACGGGATTTACAAGGTCAGTTTTTGGCTGATCTTGGCGGTGTTATGCAGCGGCCAGGGTGTCGTCCTGGGGCAAAGCAAAAACACAGGCAAGCCGAACTACCGAAACCTGTTTCGGGAAGCGGGCTACAAACAGGCGGACATCGACGCGAAACTGGCGAAGGCGTATTACGACGTCTTCGAAGGCCCAAACAAGGTTTACTTTGAAGTCGGTGATACGATGGCGTATGTGTCGGACGTGAAGAACAAAGATGCGCGAACCGAAGGGCTATCGTATGGCATGATGGTGGCCGTTCAGCTGGACAAAAAAGACGTGTTCGACCGAATCTGGCGGTGGTCGAAGAAGTACCTGCAACACCAGAGCGGCCCACGCGAAGCCTATTTTGCGTGGAGCATCAACCCGCAGACGATGAAGAAAAACTCGGAAGGGTCAGCGTCTGACGGCGAGTTGTACTACATCACCAGTCTGCTGTTTGCGGCCAACAAATGGGGCAATAACACGGGCATCAACTACTACGGCGAAGCCCGGCGGATTTTGGATGCGATGTGGAAGAAAGACGGCACCGGCAACATCTACAACTTGATCAACACCGACGCCAAGCAGATTTCGTTCGTGCCCGAAGGCAGCAACTACAAATGGACCGACCCGTCGTACCACCTGCCCGCGTTTTACGACGCCTGGGTACTGTACGCCAAAGACGGCCATGAAGCCTTTTATAAGGAATGTGCTGACACGTCGCGGGTATTTCTGCACCGTGCCTGCCACCCCGTAACGGGTCTGAACGCCGACTACACGGAGTTTAGTGGCAAACCGCACGACACCCGTTGGTCAGTTTCGGCCTTCCGGTACGATTCGTGGCGGGTGCCCATGAACATTGCGATGGATTACACCTGGTCGGGCAAAGACAAAGCCTGGCAGGAAGATTATGCCAAACGCTTCCAGAACTTTCTGCGCTCGAAGGGCATGGACTCCTACGAAGACCAGTTTAACCTGGATGGGTCGAGACCCGAGACAATTCTTCAGGCCGGACCGGTGAAAAAGCTCCGGCACTCGCTTGGGCTGGTGTCCACGGCCGCTACGCTGTCGCTGATCAACAAAGAAAAGAACAGCCGCGATTTTGTGGATGCCCTCTGGAATGCCAAACTGGAGCCATTCGAGGATGGCTATTTCGACCCGTATTATGATGGGCTGCTCTACGTGTTCAGCCTCATGCATTTGAGCGGTAAGTACCAGATGATCACGCCACGGGGGAAATAG
- a CDS encoding alpha/beta hydrolase-fold protein: protein MTIKSIAAFVVATTISISSFSQSSPTAVAEDFKPSSLNQPGQEYPQVNSQGYARFRIFAPKADSVKVSLGLGGRGGTILKKGADGYWTGTTEGPMDEGFHYYNVTIDGGKFNDPGAKNYYGSVRWESGIEITAHDQDFYALKDVPHGNVQQILFPSKSTGTPRRAFVYTPPGYEKEKSKKYPVLYLQHGWGEDETAWSNQGHANLIMDNLIAEGKTKPFIIVMTYGMTNEVKWGKIRDFKIDGFQTVLVDELIPYVDANFRTMANRDNRAMAGLSMGGMETKAITLNKPEVFGYYGLLSGGVYAPEDLKDKAKPKLVFISCGSKERPDGVNKSATDLKAAGYNAVSYVSDKTAHEFLTWRRSLHEMAPLLFK, encoded by the coding sequence ATGACTATCAAATCAATAGCTGCATTCGTGGTAGCCACGACGATCAGCATCAGCAGTTTTTCGCAGAGCAGCCCCACGGCTGTAGCGGAGGATTTCAAACCCTCCTCGTTGAATCAGCCAGGGCAGGAATACCCGCAGGTGAACTCGCAGGGCTACGCCCGGTTCCGCATCTTTGCGCCCAAAGCCGACAGCGTCAAGGTAAGCCTGGGCCTCGGCGGGCGGGGTGGCACCATCCTGAAAAAGGGAGCCGACGGCTACTGGACGGGCACCACGGAAGGACCAATGGATGAAGGCTTTCACTACTACAACGTGACCATCGACGGCGGAAAATTCAACGATCCCGGTGCCAAGAACTACTACGGCTCCGTGCGTTGGGAAAGTGGTATCGAGATCACAGCCCACGATCAGGATTTTTACGCGCTGAAAGACGTACCCCACGGCAATGTCCAGCAGATTCTGTTCCCCTCGAAAAGCACCGGTACCCCCCGCCGGGCGTTTGTGTACACCCCACCGGGCTATGAGAAAGAGAAGTCGAAGAAGTATCCGGTGCTGTACCTTCAACATGGCTGGGGCGAAGACGAAACGGCCTGGAGCAATCAGGGACACGCCAACCTGATCATGGACAACCTGATCGCTGAAGGTAAAACCAAACCGTTCATCATCGTGATGACCTACGGCATGACCAACGAAGTGAAGTGGGGCAAAATCCGCGATTTCAAGATTGATGGCTTCCAGACGGTGCTCGTCGACGAACTGATTCCTTACGTCGATGCTAATTTCCGCACGATGGCCAACCGGGATAACCGGGCGATGGCGGGCTTGTCGATGGGCGGTATGGAAACCAAAGCGATTACGCTGAACAAGCCGGAGGTATTTGGCTACTACGGCCTGCTGAGCGGTGGCGTCTACGCGCCCGAAGATCTCAAGGACAAGGCAAAACCGAAGCTCGTGTTCATCAGCTGCGGCAGTAAAGAGCGACCCGATGGCGTGAACAAATCCGCCACCGACCTGAAAGCGGCTGGTTACAATGCGGTTTCGTACGTGTCGGACAAGACAGCCCACGAATTCCTGACCTGGCGCCGGAGCCTGCACGAGATGGCTCCGTTGCTGTTTAAGTAA
- a CDS encoding alpha/beta hydrolase: MNRILSILLVVSGLSAVAQQRPPAISSPDVHKDHSITFRFFSRNAKKVMVSGEFLSAPVAMTKDTSGIWSVTVPPVKPDIYPYSFTVDSVQIADPSNTYIFANERFKRSIVDVPGDQPLVHSLQNVPHGKISYRYYKSGTLGTTRQLLVYTPPGFNPNGKTKYPVLYLIHGGSDTEETWTKVGRANLIADNLIAQGKAKPMLIVMPYGNVRPAPMPDFTKDMVNDIVPFVEANYPVIEESNGRAVAGFSVGGGQTLNIGLTNPSTFAYVCSYAPYTATDEFKANFTNWTPDANKLNSQLKLFTISVGTDDFLYEPVKQNIAMFTEKKINVKPLIVPGGHTWMNCKLYLANTLPQLFR, from the coding sequence ATGAACCGCATTTTATCTATTCTGCTGGTTGTCTCAGGGCTTTCGGCCGTAGCCCAGCAACGCCCACCCGCCATCAGTTCGCCCGATGTGCACAAAGACCATAGCATCACGTTCCGGTTCTTTTCCCGGAATGCAAAAAAAGTGATGGTTTCCGGCGAGTTTCTATCGGCACCGGTCGCCATGACCAAAGACACGTCGGGCATCTGGAGCGTAACGGTACCGCCGGTGAAGCCCGATATTTATCCGTATAGCTTCACGGTCGACAGTGTCCAGATTGCCGATCCCAGCAACACGTACATTTTCGCCAACGAGCGCTTCAAACGCAGCATTGTCGACGTACCCGGCGATCAGCCGCTGGTGCATTCGCTCCAGAACGTACCCCACGGCAAAATCAGCTACCGCTATTACAAGTCAGGTACGTTGGGCACCACTCGTCAGCTGCTGGTCTACACCCCGCCCGGCTTCAACCCCAACGGCAAGACCAAATACCCGGTGCTGTACCTAATTCACGGCGGCTCCGATACCGAAGAAACCTGGACCAAAGTGGGCCGCGCCAACCTGATTGCCGATAACCTGATCGCGCAGGGAAAAGCCAAGCCCATGCTGATCGTGATGCCCTACGGCAACGTGCGCCCGGCCCCAATGCCGGATTTTACCAAAGACATGGTGAACGACATCGTGCCGTTTGTGGAAGCCAATTACCCCGTTATCGAGGAAAGCAACGGCCGGGCGGTGGCAGGCTTTTCGGTGGGTGGCGGACAGACGCTCAACATCGGCCTCACCAATCCCTCCACCTTCGCCTACGTCTGCTCATACGCCCCTTACACGGCCACCGACGAGTTTAAGGCAAACTTTACGAACTGGACACCGGACGCCAATAAGCTCAACAGCCAGTTGAAACTGTTCACCATCAGCGTCGGCACGGACGACTTTCTGTATGAACCGGTGAAGCAGAACATCGCCATGTTCACCGAGAAGAAGATCAACGTCAAACCCCTCATCGTGCCGGGTGGCCATACCTGGATGAACTGCAAACTGTATTTGGCGAATACGTTACCACAGCTGTTTCGGTGA
- a CDS encoding esterase has protein sequence MNNRLLRQLGLLVALISLYAGALAQPPRGPLVVSPQVNADKTVTFRYQAPQAKAVELSAQFEKAPVAMTKDAQGIWSVTVGPVKPDIYPYNFRVDGVSVMDPANVAFFPNERFKASLVDVPGDQPLIHAMRDVPHGSINYEYYPSMEGTTGSVVVYTPPGYDQSPSKKYPVYYLISGTTDTEETFFKVGKTNLILDNLLAEGKVKPMIIVMPYGNIAARVAEQKGGSKPADPTVRDGADAVKRANDFTTDLVSNVIPYIEKNYRAIANRENRAIGGFSRGGGQTLRAAFSNMDKFAYVCAYSSYLSPQEMDGNFSPIVNKPEQTNKQLKLLWVSVGSDDFLYKGTVEFMDYLKAKKVNYKSLITDGGHTWMNVKTYVAATTPLLFQP, from the coding sequence ATGAACAACCGATTACTCCGCCAATTAGGGCTGCTGGTAGCCCTGATTAGCCTGTACGCCGGGGCACTGGCCCAACCGCCCCGTGGCCCGCTGGTGGTGTCGCCGCAGGTAAACGCCGACAAGACCGTTACCTTCCGCTACCAGGCTCCGCAGGCTAAAGCGGTGGAACTGAGCGCGCAGTTTGAGAAAGCACCCGTTGCCATGACCAAAGATGCCCAGGGTATCTGGAGCGTAACGGTCGGCCCCGTCAAACCGGACATTTACCCCTACAACTTTCGGGTGGATGGCGTATCCGTGATGGACCCCGCCAACGTCGCGTTCTTTCCCAATGAGCGATTCAAGGCCAGCCTCGTCGACGTACCCGGCGATCAGCCCCTGATCCACGCCATGCGCGACGTACCCCACGGGTCGATCAACTACGAGTATTATCCCTCGATGGAAGGGACAACCGGCTCGGTCGTCGTGTATACGCCACCGGGTTACGATCAGTCGCCGTCGAAGAAGTATCCGGTCTACTACCTCATCAGCGGGACGACGGATACGGAAGAAACCTTTTTTAAAGTCGGCAAAACCAACCTGATTCTGGATAATCTGCTGGCCGAAGGCAAAGTGAAACCGATGATCATCGTGATGCCCTACGGCAACATCGCGGCTCGGGTAGCCGAGCAAAAAGGCGGCTCCAAACCCGCCGACCCAACCGTTCGCGATGGAGCCGATGCGGTAAAACGGGCCAACGATTTCACGACCGATCTGGTGAGTAATGTCATTCCGTACATCGAGAAGAACTACCGGGCCATCGCCAACCGCGAGAATCGGGCTATTGGCGGCTTCTCGCGCGGGGGCGGCCAAACACTCCGGGCGGCCTTCAGCAACATGGACAAGTTTGCGTACGTGTGCGCCTACAGTTCGTACCTGTCGCCCCAAGAGATGGACGGTAATTTCAGCCCTATCGTGAACAAACCTGAGCAGACCAATAAGCAACTCAAGCTGCTGTGGGTGAGTGTCGGCAGCGACGATTTCCTGTATAAGGGTACAGTCGAATTTATGGACTACCTGAAGGCGAAAAAGGTGAACTACAAAAGCCTGATCACCGACGGCGGGCATACGTGGATGAATGTAAAAACGTACGTTGCCGCCACCACACCACTGCTGTTTCAACCCTAA
- a CDS encoding discoidin domain-containing protein gives MLKSFFTLLMLCLLTGLAGLAQPTAPKPVGPLPSANQLRWQKMEYYAFIHFSINTYTDMAWGLGNEDPKLFNPTKLDCRQWARICKEAGMTGIIFTAKHHSGFCLWPSKYTDYSVEKAPWKNGKGDVVRELADACKEYGLKFGVYLSPWDRNHADYGKPDYITYFRNQLTELLTNYGDIFEVWYDGANGGSGYYGGANETRKIDAKTYYDWPNTYKLVRKLQPNIVIWNDGGDRADLRWVGTEAGYVGETNWSLLNATGDVPEEMLRHGVENGNAWVPGEVNTSIRPEWFYHEREDRKVKTLPQLMDTYYNSIGRNGTLLLNFPIMPNGLIHELDEKAVQAFAKARKEAFAVNLAKTAKATASEVRGKSATYDASKAIDADLDSYWATDDNARKASLTLNFNKPTAFNRFLVQEPIRLGQRVKSFKLEAMVDGSWKEIDKQTTIGYKRILRFPTVEATQLRLTILDAKGSPLISNLAVYNAPLILSPPVITRNQTGEIAIKPGDTESDVYYTLDGSTPTASSSKYTAPVKTGTGKVDVKAIAYNRFTKQSSVPSDEKFDIARSAWKVLNTDAKSAYQALDGNPGTSWQQPKSQAMPADLVIDLGKEERLVGFRYLPAQNWWEEASIITHYQFDVSTDNATWKRVSEGEFSNIKNSPVWQTKSFDPIKARYIKLRALKNTQEGSASGYADVDVITQ, from the coding sequence ATGCTTAAGTCTTTTTTCACGCTGCTGATGCTTTGTTTGCTGACGGGTCTTGCCGGATTGGCTCAGCCAACCGCACCCAAGCCCGTTGGCCCGCTGCCCAGCGCCAATCAGCTGCGCTGGCAGAAAATGGAGTACTATGCCTTCATCCATTTTTCGATCAACACCTACACCGACATGGCCTGGGGTCTCGGCAACGAAGACCCGAAGCTGTTTAACCCGACCAAGCTCGATTGTCGGCAATGGGCCCGGATCTGCAAAGAGGCCGGGATGACAGGCATCATTTTTACCGCCAAACACCACAGCGGCTTCTGCCTGTGGCCGTCGAAATACACGGATTATTCAGTTGAAAAAGCACCCTGGAAGAATGGGAAAGGCGATGTGGTGCGCGAGCTGGCCGATGCCTGCAAAGAATACGGCCTGAAGTTCGGCGTGTACCTGTCGCCCTGGGACCGGAACCACGCCGACTATGGCAAGCCCGACTACATCACCTACTTCCGCAACCAGCTAACCGAACTGCTGACCAACTACGGCGACATTTTCGAAGTCTGGTACGACGGCGCCAACGGCGGGTCGGGCTACTATGGCGGGGCCAACGAGACGCGCAAGATCGACGCGAAAACGTACTACGACTGGCCGAACACCTACAAACTGGTGCGGAAGCTTCAGCCCAACATCGTGATCTGGAATGACGGGGGCGACCGGGCCGACCTGCGCTGGGTAGGCACCGAAGCTGGATACGTCGGCGAAACTAACTGGAGCCTGTTGAATGCCACCGGCGACGTACCAGAAGAGATGTTACGGCATGGTGTCGAAAACGGGAATGCCTGGGTACCAGGCGAAGTCAACACCTCTATCCGCCCCGAATGGTTTTACCACGAACGCGAAGATCGGAAGGTAAAAACGCTGCCCCAGTTAATGGACACCTATTACAATTCCATCGGCCGAAACGGAACGCTACTGCTCAACTTTCCGATCATGCCCAACGGTCTGATTCACGAGTTGGACGAAAAAGCCGTGCAGGCCTTCGCCAAAGCCCGGAAAGAAGCCTTTGCGGTGAATCTGGCGAAAACCGCGAAAGCAACGGCCTCCGAGGTTCGCGGGAAAAGCGCAACTTACGACGCCAGCAAAGCCATTGATGCCGACCTGGACAGCTATTGGGCCACGGATGATAACGCCCGTAAGGCGTCGCTGACGTTGAATTTCAACAAACCCACGGCGTTTAATCGGTTTCTGGTGCAGGAGCCCATCCGACTGGGGCAACGGGTCAAATCATTCAAACTCGAGGCTATGGTTGATGGCAGCTGGAAAGAGATTGACAAACAAACGACCATTGGCTATAAACGCATCCTCCGCTTTCCGACCGTTGAAGCTACGCAACTGCGCCTCACCATTCTGGACGCCAAAGGCAGCCCGTTGATCTCGAATCTGGCCGTATATAATGCCCCCCTGATCCTGTCGCCCCCCGTCATCACCCGCAATCAGACGGGCGAGATCGCCATAAAGCCGGGGGACACCGAATCGGACGTATACTACACCCTCGACGGCAGCACGCCAACGGCCTCATCCAGTAAATACACGGCGCCCGTCAAAACCGGCACCGGCAAAGTGGACGTCAAGGCCATCGCCTACAACCGGTTCACAAAACAGAGCAGCGTACCCAGCGACGAAAAATTCGACATCGCCCGCTCGGCCTGGAAAGTGCTGAATACCGATGCCAAATCGGCGTATCAGGCTTTGGATGGCAACCCCGGCACGTCGTGGCAGCAGCCTAAGAGTCAGGCGATGCCTGCGGACTTGGTCATTGACCTAGGTAAGGAAGAACGTTTGGTCGGTTTCCGGTATCTGCCCGCCCAGAACTGGTGGGAAGAAGCCAGCATCATCACCCACTATCAGTTTGACGTATCCACCGATAACGCGACCTGGAAGCGAGTTAGTGAAGGCGAGTTTTCGAACATTAAAAACAGTCCGGTCTGGCAAACCAAATCGTTTGACCCAATCAAAGCCCGATACATCAAACTCCGCGCCCTGAAAAACACGCAGGAGGGCTCAGCGTCGGGCTACGCGGACGTGGATGTGATTACGCAGTGA